AACGGCAGGCTGCCGAAGCGCAAACCGCGAAGGCTGAAGAACAGAAACAGATAGCGGAAGAAAAACGCACGACGGCTGCCGAACAGCAAGCCGCCGCCGATAAAAAACGCGAAGAAGCGCGCACTGACCGAACGGAAATCGCAAAAGACCAGCAGCAGCTGATTGCCGAAACGGCGGAGCCGCCGGTCAACGCAGCCTACGGACTGAAAATGCTCGACGACACGTTTTCCGTCATGGTCAAACTGAACGCCGCCACCGGACAGGTCATCCGGCAGTCGCCCGTAACGGTCGTCCGCGGCAGGACGCTGCTGCCCGCCGGCGAAAACTATATGGCGGTCGCCGGACAGACCGGCGGCAACGCGGCAGTCAAACTCGTACTCCTCGACACGGTGAATATGGAAATCGTTGCGGAAAGCAAAGAACAAGCGGCGGAAAAATCGGTTCTCATTCGGGACGGAAACGACTTTTACGCCGTCGTGCAGGATCAGACCGGCTGGATCGTCGGCAAATACGACGCGGCGCTGTCGCTGACGTTAAAATCGAAGATTACCGTACATCCTGCGACGCCTATCGTCGTAACGGACGCCGGTATCTGCGTAACCGACACCGCCGGCAATGCGAAGCTGCTCAAAAAAACAGATCTGACGGAAGTCAAATAGAAAACGGTATTAAAAAAGCAAACGGCGGCTTTGAATCAACGATCAAAGCCGCCTGCGTTATGAGCCGGAGTGCGGCGCGAACTGTTTTACGATTTCAAGCGGAAACATCGTGCGTTCGGCAACCGATTCCGCCGGCATTCCCTGACTGAAAAAACGTGTGATAACCGTATGCATAGTTTCGGCAATTTCCGAGATATGCCCGTCGGGGTCGTATATGCGAAGGCCGCGCTGCCCCCACGGATACTCCCTGATTTCATGCACCCACTGCAGACCGGATACCGCTTTCAGCTCGGCATGAATTTTGTCCAAATCTTCCGTTTCAAAATAGATTTGAAAATTATGCGGACGCGCTTTTACAATGACAGCCGACGTACCGATAAGTTCGGCATATCCTTGCTGCAGAGAAAAACCCTCAAATGTTACATGAACTCCGATATCCATGACGACTTTCTGATGAAGTACGCTTTCATAAAAATGCTTTGATGCGGCTATATCGCTGATCGCTAAAAGACACCCTTGATATTTCACGTTTCATTCCTCCTATGAGGATACTGTATCGTATAGCTCCGCTCCGTCATAGTAAAAATCGGACATCGTTTTTACATATGTTTGAGGACTGACGCCGCTGATAGCCTTGAAATCCTTATCGAAGTGGGCTTGATCGAAATAGCCGGCATTCTGTGACAACTGCGCAAAGAAACAAGGTGATTTTTGAATCTGCTGCAGTACATAATTAAAACGGGTTAAGCGTGCGTAATTTTTGACAGTTGTTCCGATCTGCGAAAGAAACAGGCGGTTCAGATGTCGTTCGCTACAATTTGATTGCCGGGCAATTTCAGTCACACGTACGCACCCGTGACTGCCGGAAATAACGTTTGAAGCCAGCAGCAAAGAGTCCGAAACGATACGTTTTTCCGCGCGTCCGTACAATATTTTCTCACAGGCATTCACTAACTCGGTTACGGTTTTTGATGTCATAAAAGCCTGATACAGAGAATTGCAAAGCCCGCTGTCGATATCCCTAAGGCAAAGACGTTTACCGGCAAACTCAGACTGATTTTGGCGTGTTATCTGATACAGACCGAAAGGCGAAAGCTGGATAAGCAGCAGAATACGGTAAGCGTTCGGTTCCGCACCTAACAGAACGGGAGACAAAGACGCACCCCAGAGTTCGGGGATTACGGCACTACCGTCGAACGCAAGCGACAGCGTTCCGCATGCGTTCGGCATGAGCGTGTATTGAGGCGCGAACGTATCCTCTGCCGGAAATATGACATTGTAATATGAAATACAATTTCTCAATCCTGCGCGAGAGGGCATTATATTGAACAGGCTGTCATGACTGATAATCAAAACGTTACGCTTTGGCCGTTATCGCTGTTTGTTGAACAGATTTTTCAACGAATCCGCCGCCGCCTCGGCTGCCGAAGCCGCGGCGTCTTTTACGGCATCCTGCGCCGCCTGTTTTAATTTGTCCTCGCCTTCTTTCTTTTTCCGTTCCAATTCGGTTTTAAAATCGTCGAGTTTACCGGCCTGAGTTTCTATCCGGTTTTTCAGCTCGGTAAAAGAAGAAAACTGACCGGTAACACCGGAAAGCGCGGATTCAAGAGATTCTTTTACCTGAGCGGCAGCGGATTCTTTGAGCGCTCCCAATTCGTCGTTCATCAGCTTCTGCAATATCGCGGCACAGCGCCGGTCTATATCCGATGTTACGCCCAATGACAAACCGGCGGCGTCGGAATAGGACGCGCGAACGCCCGCTTCTATCGATGAAAACTGGGCAAGCGCTTTCGCATACAAATTCGAAGCGAACGCCGGCTCGAACGCAGCCGCCGTAATCGAAACGGGATCGAGCAAAACGCCGCCGGTCAGCGCGAAACCGCCGTTTTCGGCACAGGCGAGCTCAGCGGAAAAAGAACCCGTTCCCGCAACGGTCGGAACGCCGGGAACAGCTTCCGCGTCGGGAACGGAAACCGTTACCGGATATCCGGAACCGGTGTACGAAAGAGACAGCAGCGACCCGGTTCGTTCCGTACGAACGTCGAACGTTCCGTCCAGCGCGTCTTTCATCGCTCCGTGCACCGCCGACACCTTAAAAGTAACCGGTTTCCCCCATTTATCCATATCGCTGCACACGTCCGACACCGAAATATCGAGCGAAAAGCGCTCGCCGGAACCGGAACCGTGTATCTTCTTTATCAAAAAATCGGGCGTCGTATCCTTGCGGAAATCGACAGTCCGCCCTGAGTATCGGGCAACCGCAGAATTCGACTTTTTGACTTTTTTTGCCGAATCGTCTTTCAGATACCCCGCGTATTCTTTCGCGTATGAAAGAACCTGCTGCACGACCGGATAATAGTTTCCCACTAAGTCGGCACACACGGAGTTGAAAGTTTCCGTTAAAAAGTTCTGTCCGTCTTTGACGGTAAACGACGTGATTTTATTTATTTCTTTATTTACGAACGAATAATCGGCCTGTACGGCTTTTTCAAGCTGAGCCGAATATTTTTTCACTTTTTCCGAATCGCGTTTGAGCATGTCGAGCGTCCGCTCAGTTTCTTTTTGCAGAGCCGTAACGCTGTTCACGGCGGCGGATATCCGCTCGATTGCCGTTTTGATTTTTTGGGGATCGGACTGGATGCTCTGCCAATCGAATTCAAGCACCGTCCGGCCGTCGGCAATAACTTCGTTCACCGAATCGGCCAGAATGTCCGGCGTTTCCGTCCAGGCAGGAACGATCTGTTCCATTTCGGCGGAAACGGTTCGGGCGAGTTCCGGAGATTTGAGCTGCGCGTAATAATTTTCAAGCAGCGATTCCGGATCGTATTGTGCGAATATATGCGCGATACTGTTTTCGGCAACGGCTTTTTTCTGCGCCGCGAACGTTTCCAGTTCCAGCTGAAACTGGCTTTTCGGTTTTTCGGGCGCGCTTTCTTTCCGCTTGGCGGGTTTCACCGGCAGCGTTCCGTCCGTTTTTCTCGGCGTACCGAGTCTGATGCCTGCAAGTTCCAAAACGTCGGCGGCGAACCGCTTTTTCAGCAACTGCACCAAATCGAAATCGAGCGTCAGCGCGTCGACTTCAAACAGATTCGTCATCGGCTCGTTTTTGTCGGCGACGGCGAGAGCTCGTACGGAAAACCGTGAATCGAGAATTCCCAAATGGACGGAACCGATATCGCATTTCGCCTGAAACACCGATTCAAGGCCGGCCCGGATGCCTTTTTTGATCATCGCATCTTTAAAAAGGAAAACGGTCAGAACCAGCGCGGCGATCACGCCGACGAAAGCCGCAAGCGGCACCCATTTGATCCGCGACTTCTGCTTTTTGATCTGCTTCGCAAGCAGTTTCAAACGGACGCAGTCTTTTTTGGAAAAAGTACGGTCGCACGGAATCTGAAAAAACGTTTTTTTCCCCGCGGAAACCGGCTCGAACAGCGATTCCACGAATTCACGGTCTTTGGCAATGAACAGCCGCTTCCGGATTTTTTTTGAAAAGGAACGCTCCGTATATTTTTTTCTGAACAATCCCGGTAATTTTTTTACCGGAACCGTTTTTTTATCCGCCGCAGAGCGGGATTCTTTACGGACGGCCGGTACGGCCGCTTCAGGCTGCCCGACGGATTTTTTTTTGCTCCGGCCGGGAGTCTTATCCGATTTTTTTTCCATACCCTGTATCCCCCGAATTCCCTATTTACCCGATTCCGCGATTCCGGCGGAAACGGAAACGATTTTCCGCACCAACGGAAGTTTTTTGAACGCCACCCAGGCTTTTGACGAAACGATCTTCGGCGCGACGCACGTCCGCCATACCCGCACGATCAGCCGGGTCAGTGCGTACACCGGAACGTACAGCAGCAGTCCCGCCGCAAGACTGCCCATCACGACCGTATTGTTGAATTTGGTGAATGCGACGAACGGAATATCGAGCAGCGTCCGAAATGCGGGAATCAGCGGCTGCCACGACAGAATCCGGTATCCCACGGAATCCAGCAGCATATCGGCGGACGGAACGCACAGCGAAACGCCGAGAATGACCAGAAAATAAGCGCTTTTATTGATCCGCACGAACAGGAAAAAAACGAACAGCAAATACCACAGCGCGTTGTTTTTCGGCATAAGACCGAGCAGAACCCCGATCGCCGCCGCGTGGGCAATTTCTCCCGGATGCGAATTGCTGTTCAAAGATGAAAAGAATTTAACGATAAATTTCAACATAGCCGTATTCCTTAAAAATGAAGCTGCGGAACGTCCGCCGCTTCATATGATTTAACGTCCGGCAAGCGCGCGTTTATATACGTCCAGATATTTTTCCGCCGCAACGTCCCAGCCGAACTGCTGTTTCATGCCGCGCAGCCGCATCTGTTTGATGTGCTCTTTTTTATTGTACCACGCGTACATCGCCCAGCCGACCGTATCGAAGACGCTCTGCGGCGTCAGTTCGTCGAACATAAAACCGGTGCCGTCTCCGGTCTGCTCGTTATAATTCTGCACCGTGTCGGCCAGCCCGCCCGTCCGATGGACGATCGGCAGCGTTCCGTACAGCAGCGAATACATCTGATTGAGGCCGCACGGTTCGTAACGCGACGGCATCAAAAAGAAATCGCTTCCGGCTTCAATCTGGTGGCTCAGCGATTCGTCGTATCCGACGTACGCTTTCAGATTGGGCAGCTTCGATTCGAGCGAACGCAATTCGTCTTCGCACCAGCGCTCGCCCGCTCCCAAAACGACCACTTGCAGTTTCATTTCCGAACAGATGCGGTACATGCTGCCGTACGTCGGCGCGAACAGTTCGGCGACACCTTTCTGATCAGCAAGCCGCGTTATGATCCCGATGAGCGGCACTTCGGGATCGACGGGCAACCCCATGCGCTGCTGCAAAGCGGCTTTATTCACGTCCTTTTTGGTGATCGTTTTCGCCGTATACTTCGCCGCGATCAGCGGATCTTTCGCAGGATTCCAAACGTCGGTGTCCACGCCGTTCAGTATGCCCACCAAATCCGCGCTCCGGTACCGCAGCAGCGAATCCATTCGGAAACCGGCGGCAGGCGACTGGATCTCGTGCGCGTACGTCGGCGATACGGTGGTCAGCATGTCGGCGGAAGTCAGACCCGCTTTCAAAAAATTCATCCGGTCCCAGTCTTCAAATCCCGCGGCGTAAAAACAGTTCCAGTCGAGTCCGGTTGCCGGATAGTTGTGTTTACCGTACACACCCTGATATCCCAAATTGTGAATCGTAAACACGCTGCCGGTCTTTTCAAAACCGTCGTGCCGTTCCGCGAATTTCAGCAGAACGGGAGCCAGCGCCGCGGACCAGTCGTGTGCGTGAACGACGTCCGGATACCAGTCCAGTTTACGGCACAGCTGAAACGCACCGTGGCACAAAATGGAAAAACGGTACGGATTGTCGTGAAAATCGGATTCCGACGGCGTACCGTATACGCCGTCGCGTCCGAAACTCTGCTCGTGATCGATAAAATAAACCGGAAGATTTTCCGTTCCCGGCATAACGGCCGAATACACGGCGGTCCAAGCTTCCGTATAACCGGCGGAAACGCCCATCGGTCCGGGCAGCTGCGTCAATTTGGAACGGTCGATTTTATAATACCGGGGCATGACGATTCTGACGTCGTGTCCCAGTTTGTGCAGAACGATCGCGAGAGCGGACACCGCGTCGGCAAGGCCGCCGGTTTTTGCGAAAGGAACAGCTTCAGCCGAAACCATCAGAATTTTCATACGAAATCTCCCTGTCAAACTAAAATACTTCTGCGCTGCGTTCACGACAGGAATACAGCGCACACCGTATACGGCCGGCGGCGGCTAACGCTGCCACTCGGCGACGGCCTGCACCAGAGCGGCCCGTGAATTGCGGATGGTGGTTTCCGACGTGCAGTACGCCATGCGGAACCAACCCGGACAGCCGAACCCGGAACCCGGCGCACACAACACGCGGAAATTCTTCAAATGACCGCAGAATTCCCCGTCGTCGCCCCGCCAGGTTTCGCAAGCGGCCTGCGCCATTTGGGCCTTTTTCGGCGGCACTTTGCAGAACA
This sequence is a window from Treponema brennaborense DSM 12168. Protein-coding genes within it:
- a CDS encoding VOC family protein, which translates into the protein MKYQGCLLAISDIAASKHFYESVLHQKVVMDIGVHVTFEGFSLQQGYAELIGTSAVIVKARPHNFQIYFETEDLDKIHAELKAVSGLQWVHEIREYPWGQRGLRIYDPDGHISEIAETMHTVITRFFSQGMPAESVAERTMFPLEIVKQFAPHSGS
- a CDS encoding TIGR03546 family protein, whose amino-acid sequence is MLKFIVKFFSSLNSNSHPGEIAHAAAIGVLLGLMPKNNALWYLLFVFFLFVRINKSAYFLVILGVSLCVPSADMLLDSVGYRILSWQPLIPAFRTLLDIPFVAFTKFNNTVVMGSLAAGLLLYVPVYALTRLIVRVWRTCVAPKIVSSKAWVAFKKLPLVRKIVSVSAGIAESGK
- a CDS encoding TIGR03545 family protein, with the translated sequence MEKKSDKTPGRSKKKSVGQPEAAVPAVRKESRSAADKKTVPVKKLPGLFRKKYTERSFSKKIRKRLFIAKDREFVESLFEPVSAGKKTFFQIPCDRTFSKKDCVRLKLLAKQIKKQKSRIKWVPLAAFVGVIAALVLTVFLFKDAMIKKGIRAGLESVFQAKCDIGSVHLGILDSRFSVRALAVADKNEPMTNLFEVDALTLDFDLVQLLKKRFAADVLELAGIRLGTPRKTDGTLPVKPAKRKESAPEKPKSQFQLELETFAAQKKAVAENSIAHIFAQYDPESLLENYYAQLKSPELARTVSAEMEQIVPAWTETPDILADSVNEVIADGRTVLEFDWQSIQSDPQKIKTAIERISAAVNSVTALQKETERTLDMLKRDSEKVKKYSAQLEKAVQADYSFVNKEINKITSFTVKDGQNFLTETFNSVCADLVGNYYPVVQQVLSYAKEYAGYLKDDSAKKVKKSNSAVARYSGRTVDFRKDTTPDFLIKKIHGSGSGERFSLDISVSDVCSDMDKWGKPVTFKVSAVHGAMKDALDGTFDVRTERTGSLLSLSYTGSGYPVTVSVPDAEAVPGVPTVAGTGSFSAELACAENGGFALTGGVLLDPVSITAAAFEPAFASNLYAKALAQFSSIEAGVRASYSDAAGLSLGVTSDIDRRCAAILQKLMNDELGALKESAAAQVKESLESALSGVTGQFSSFTELKNRIETQAGKLDDFKTELERKKKEGEDKLKQAAQDAVKDAAASAAEAAADSLKNLFNKQR
- the glgA gene encoding glycogen synthase GlgA is translated as MKILMVSAEAVPFAKTGGLADAVSALAIVLHKLGHDVRIVMPRYYKIDRSKLTQLPGPMGVSAGYTEAWTAVYSAVMPGTENLPVYFIDHEQSFGRDGVYGTPSESDFHDNPYRFSILCHGAFQLCRKLDWYPDVVHAHDWSAALAPVLLKFAERHDGFEKTGSVFTIHNLGYQGVYGKHNYPATGLDWNCFYAAGFEDWDRMNFLKAGLTSADMLTTVSPTYAHEIQSPAAGFRMDSLLRYRSADLVGILNGVDTDVWNPAKDPLIAAKYTAKTITKKDVNKAALQQRMGLPVDPEVPLIGIITRLADQKGVAELFAPTYGSMYRICSEMKLQVVVLGAGERWCEDELRSLESKLPNLKAYVGYDESLSHQIEAGSDFFLMPSRYEPCGLNQMYSLLYGTLPIVHRTGGLADTVQNYNEQTGDGTGFMFDELTPQSVFDTVGWAMYAWYNKKEHIKQMRLRGMKQQFGWDVAAEKYLDVYKRALAGR
- a CDS encoding helix-turn-helix transcriptional regulator; translated protein: MPNACGTLSLAFDGSAVIPELWGASLSPVLLGAEPNAYRILLLIQLSPFGLYQITRQNQSEFAGKRLCLRDIDSGLCNSLYQAFMTSKTVTELVNACEKILYGRAEKRIVSDSLLLASNVISGSHGCVRVTEIARQSNCSERHLNRLFLSQIGTTVKNYARLTRFNYVLQQIQKSPCFFAQLSQNAGYFDQAHFDKDFKAISGVSPQTYVKTMSDFYYDGAELYDTVSS